One genomic region from Bacteroidia bacterium encodes:
- a CDS encoding endo alpha-1,4 polygalactosaminidase: protein MKNHALTLGALLTFIFFSSCKKEVDNSVDSMQRMREFVISISQTAKSQDSGFIIIPQNGIELVTEDGEPNSPLATTYLDAIDGHGQEDLYYGYDSDNVATPAESIDYLTGFLNRSKSAGNTILAIDYCWTPAFVDQSYQNNFNQAYISFAADDRELRTIPTYPSPIFNENSEAILSLSQAKNFLYLINNDTFDTKQDFIDAVTATNYDLLVMDLFFWDSSSFTSQEVAQLKNKANGGKRLVICYMSIGEAEDYRYYWNSDWASNKPVWLDAENPDWPGNYKVKYWESDWQKIIYGNSDSYLTKIQNAGFDGVYLDIIDAFEYYE from the coding sequence ATGAAAAACCATGCCCTCACCCTAGGAGCCTTGCTCACCTTCATTTTCTTCTCTTCATGTAAAAAGGAAGTTGACAACTCCGTAGATTCAATGCAAAGAATGCGGGAATTCGTTATTTCAATTAGTCAAACTGCCAAAAGCCAGGATTCAGGCTTCATCATTATTCCTCAAAATGGGATAGAACTTGTTACTGAAGATGGAGAACCCAACTCCCCACTGGCTACAACCTATCTGGATGCTATTGATGGACATGGACAAGAAGATTTATACTATGGATATGATTCGGACAATGTAGCAACTCCTGCTGAATCAATTGACTATTTAACCGGCTTTCTAAATCGTTCCAAAAGTGCAGGGAATACCATTTTAGCAATTGATTATTGTTGGACACCGGCTTTTGTGGATCAGTCCTATCAAAACAATTTCAATCAAGCTTATATTTCCTTTGCTGCCGATGACCGGGAACTTAGAACCATTCCAACCTACCCTTCGCCCATTTTCAATGAAAATTCAGAAGCAATCCTATCTCTTTCCCAGGCCAAAAACTTCCTTTACCTAATCAATAACGACACTTTCGATACCAAACAAGATTTCATCGATGCCGTTACTGCTACCAACTATGATTTACTCGTGATGGACTTATTCTTTTGGGATAGCAGCTCATTTACTTCACAAGAAGTAGCTCAACTAAAGAACAAAGCAAATGGAGGTAAAAGATTGGTTATTTGCTATATGTCAATTGGGGAAGCAGAAGATTATCGATATTACTGGAATTCGGATTGGGCAAGCAATAAACCTGTTTGGCTAGATGCTGAAAATCCGGATTGGCCGGGAAACTACAAAGTAAAATACTGGGAAAGTGATTGGCAGAAAATCATCTATGGAAATTCAGATTCCTACTTAACCAAAATACAAAATGCCGGTTTTGATGGGGTTTATTTGGATATAATTGATGCTTTTGAATATTATGAATAA
- a CDS encoding diacylglycerol kinase family lipid kinase, whose translation MENTWFIIANPKSGKGKLKREKEKVQSLLMSAGITAEWHFTDYAGHAIELAKQASLQGYSNFISAGGDGTLHEVVNGLMLSNLPTTFTVGLIPIGTGNDWAKTFEYPIQTEKAVERIKTGNSILHDVGKVVLQSETGEITKYFINIAGLCYDAFVTHQTNVGKAKGEGGKFYYLKTILANLFSYQNTLVIYAVDGQEFSGPMFNLCVGINRFNGDGVQQCPYAKPDDGLFDITAYTDFTKLQLISNLPHLKTGAFVKHPKMRIHTGKEVKVSSVPEVMVEADGEDLGMTPATFSILPQAIRMIV comes from the coding sequence ATGGAAAATACCTGGTTTATAATTGCCAATCCTAAAAGCGGAAAAGGCAAATTGAAAAGAGAAAAGGAAAAAGTACAATCCCTGTTGATGTCGGCCGGAATAACTGCTGAATGGCATTTTACTGATTACGCCGGCCATGCCATTGAATTGGCCAAACAGGCTTCTCTTCAAGGTTATTCCAATTTTATTTCAGCAGGTGGTGACGGTACCTTACATGAGGTCGTTAATGGACTCATGCTCTCTAATTTACCAACCACCTTTACTGTAGGCCTCATTCCAATTGGAACCGGTAACGATTGGGCTAAAACTTTTGAATATCCAATTCAAACCGAAAAGGCAGTAGAGCGAATTAAAACAGGCAATTCAATCTTACATGATGTCGGTAAGGTGGTTTTACAATCCGAAACCGGCGAAATTACCAAGTACTTTATCAATATCGCCGGACTTTGCTACGACGCCTTTGTAACACACCAAACCAATGTTGGTAAAGCTAAAGGTGAAGGTGGAAAGTTCTATTACCTCAAAACTATTTTAGCCAATTTGTTTTCTTACCAAAATACCTTGGTAATCTATGCCGTGGATGGACAGGAATTTTCCGGACCTATGTTTAATCTTTGTGTAGGAATTAATCGCTTTAATGGAGATGGTGTGCAACAATGCCCCTACGCCAAACCCGACGATGGCCTTTTCGATATAACTGCTTATACCGATTTTACCAAGCTTCAGCTTATTTCCAATTTACCTCATCTAAAAACCGGTGCCTTTGTAAAACACCCCAAAATGCGCATCCATACCGGAAAGGAAGTTAAGGTTAGTTCGGTACCGGAAGTTATGGTAGAAGCCGATGGGGAAGACTTGGGAATGACACCTGCAACTTTTTCCATCCTTCCTCAAGCTATACGAATGATTGTGTAA
- a CDS encoding DinB family protein has translation MKKSQLPPLPDYFQKTIDFCEDVTPVEILQLAQNELLQWDWNTWKTLGTLTYQEGKWTLNDILQHLIDSTWIFAYRALCYSRGEKLHLPVYDEDEYARNASANHRNPDDLVFELNLLYSSTIALFKSFDHEKLVRTGMSFKGEYSVASIAFIIAGHQRRHFKTLQERYSHLLDPNLLNNSTSEVNV, from the coding sequence ATGAAAAAAAGCCAACTTCCTCCACTACCCGATTACTTCCAAAAAACCATCGATTTTTGCGAAGATGTAACTCCTGTTGAAATTTTACAACTTGCTCAAAATGAACTTCTCCAGTGGGATTGGAACACCTGGAAAACCTTAGGAACCCTTACCTATCAGGAAGGCAAATGGACACTTAACGATATCTTGCAACACCTGATCGACTCTACCTGGATTTTCGCCTATCGGGCACTTTGTTACTCCCGGGGAGAAAAGTTGCACCTGCCTGTCTACGATGAAGATGAATATGCCAGAAATGCAAGTGCCAATCATCGAAATCCGGACGATTTGGTGTTTGAACTTAATCTCTTGTATTCCTCTACCATAGCGCTTTTCAAAAGTTTCGACCATGAAAAACTAGTACGCACCGGAATGAGTTTTAAAGGGGAATATTCCGTTGCCTCTATCGCATTTATTATCGCAGGTCATCAACGCAGGCATTTCAAAACTCTTCAGGAAAGGTATTCGCATTTACTGGATCCGAACCTGCTTAATAATTCTACCTCTGAAGTGAATGTTTAG
- a CDS encoding alpha/beta hydrolase, with the protein MSSSYFRHITKFKFNIKNLYSNSYLLLIAILLYSCSGTKINRYQTVPLSQEAVQFIKKHRARRIPLFKIPQNLSTRVREKLNRENNLALEDYLMSSGVSIRMDSLNGIAVAIYTPPTGIMSDQAIGFYIHGGAFILGSSRDFLCADMCKSLGITIVSVEYPFSPAFPFPAAVSDCFHAYVGLTLKYPHLPILAFGSSAGGNLVLTTLLKAQTNHFKMPAAIALFSPWTDLTGSGDSYTSNRNRDAIITWKSQIKLCAKTYIGKNDPKNPIISPVYGSYNKDFPPTMISTGTRDLLLSDCTRLYWNLRNSGIPVELRIWEGMWHTFDSEQNIPEAVKCRTEMSNFLKQFITIPNE; encoded by the coding sequence ATGTCCTCTTCCTATTTCAGACATATTACCAAATTTAAATTCAATATAAAAAATTTATATTCAAACTCTTACTTACTATTAATTGCTATATTACTTTATTCATGTTCCGGAACTAAAATCAATCGCTACCAAACAGTACCATTGAGCCAAGAGGCAGTACAATTTATTAAAAAACACCGCGCTCGTCGAATTCCCCTTTTTAAAATACCTCAAAACTTATCGACCCGTGTAAGAGAAAAACTGAACCGGGAAAACAACCTGGCATTGGAAGACTATTTAATGTCCTCCGGGGTTAGCATTCGAATGGATAGCTTAAATGGAATCGCAGTTGCCATTTATACACCTCCAACCGGAATCATGTCCGACCAAGCCATTGGTTTTTACATTCATGGTGGGGCATTTATTCTAGGCTCATCAAGGGATTTTCTCTGCGCCGACATGTGTAAAAGTTTAGGCATTACCATTGTTTCTGTTGAATATCCATTTTCTCCAGCCTTCCCTTTTCCGGCTGCTGTTTCTGATTGTTTTCATGCCTATGTAGGACTAACCTTAAAATATCCCCACCTTCCAATTCTTGCATTTGGAAGTTCTGCAGGAGGAAATCTGGTATTAACAACTCTTCTAAAAGCCCAAACCAACCATTTTAAAATGCCTGCAGCCATTGCATTATTTAGTCCTTGGACAGACCTTACCGGTTCCGGAGATAGTTACACCTCCAATCGAAATCGGGATGCAATCATTACCTGGAAGTCACAAATTAAACTATGTGCTAAAACATATATTGGAAAAAATGACCCTAAAAATCCTATTATTTCACCTGTATACGGCAGCTATAACAAGGATTTTCCTCCAACCATGATTAGCACCGGTACCAGGGATTTACTCTTAAGTGATTGCACCCGATTATATTGGAATTTACGAAACTCAGGTATCCCGGTCGAATTGAGAATATGGGAAGGAATGTGGCATACATTCGATTCCGAGCAAAACATTCCCGAAGCAGTAAAATGCAGAACCGAAATGTCGAATTTCTTAAAACAATTTATTACCATTCCAAATGAATAA
- a CDS encoding class I SAM-dependent methyltransferase — MDAEFWNNRYQEQVFAYGEEPNEFLADELRKLKPGKILFAAEGEGRNAVFAAELGWEVWAFDQSKEGQKKAIELANKRGVKINYLVGDASEINWDFSSFDAIALIYSHLPPSIRTTFHLRSIDLLKNEGHIIMEGFSLNNLEYVAKNPAIGGPKNPDFLFSIAMVEQDFHTLQTLVLEEVEIELHEGVYHNGTGCVIRYIGKK; from the coding sequence ATGGACGCCGAATTTTGGAATAACAGATATCAAGAGCAAGTCTTTGCTTACGGAGAAGAACCTAATGAATTTTTAGCTGATGAATTAAGAAAACTTAAACCGGGTAAAATCCTTTTTGCCGCAGAAGGGGAAGGCAGAAATGCAGTTTTTGCAGCAGAACTTGGTTGGGAGGTATGGGCATTCGACCAAAGCAAGGAAGGCCAAAAAAAAGCTATCGAATTAGCCAACAAACGTGGGGTTAAAATAAACTACCTGGTAGGTGATGCCTCCGAAATAAACTGGGACTTCAGCTCCTTTGATGCAATCGCTTTAATTTATTCCCATCTTCCACCATCCATTCGTACTACATTTCATCTTCGGTCAATTGATTTATTAAAAAATGAAGGGCATATTATCATGGAAGGATTTAGTTTAAATAACTTAGAATATGTAGCTAAGAATCCGGCCATTGGAGGCCCCAAGAATCCTGACTTTCTTTTTTCAATTGCCATGGTTGAACAGGATTTTCATACCTTACAAACTCTGGTTTTAGAAGAAGTAGAAATTGAACTTCATGAAGGCGTTTACCACAACGGAACCGGATGTGTTATCCGATATATTGGAAAAAAATAA
- a CDS encoding erythromycin esterase family protein, producing the protein MNKGLLFFAVLASSLFWFTISNAQVDTCLRNQAVSIQLSGDDFSDLQQLKELVKDKKIVLLGESSHGIGEFYALKSRLVQFLYQECGFEVLAMESGIGDLHFTLNKIDSLTPLMLRNGTVYTNFQCREIMPLFELIKSSKSKEKPLHFIGIDSQNFGTSMFLVQEITRKITPRNADSLMQNFAKYMRIPSLLWQEDKKPLIALADSISKSCDYIHNLLKNNKQNILTSFKISELDYQFLWRVINNLKAGVSLDWNHEDPSAKRDSIMADNLFWQLQQFYPNKKVILWAHNGHIDKTSPAGNPYKWLGHYIKERMMDASYHLGLFAQQGETYEWWTRSTKILDKPGNSDIETLYSHYPITFTNLRRGFQSCPQSHQISSAFELENGGRLNFVPIQRFDGIIVVKTAHIPTYN; encoded by the coding sequence ATGAATAAAGGCCTGTTATTTTTCGCTGTATTAGCAAGTAGTTTGTTTTGGTTTACTATTTCCAATGCCCAGGTAGACACCTGTCTTCGCAACCAGGCAGTATCCATACAATTAAGCGGCGATGACTTTTCTGACCTACAACAATTAAAAGAATTGGTGAAGGACAAAAAAATTGTTTTGCTTGGTGAAAGTTCTCATGGAATTGGAGAATTTTATGCGTTAAAATCCAGGTTAGTTCAATTCCTTTATCAAGAATGTGGTTTTGAGGTATTGGCTATGGAAAGTGGAATTGGAGACCTCCATTTTACATTAAACAAAATAGATAGCCTAACTCCATTAATGCTCAGGAACGGAACAGTTTATACCAATTTCCAATGCCGGGAAATAATGCCTCTTTTCGAATTAATAAAATCCAGTAAGTCCAAAGAAAAACCTTTACATTTCATCGGTATCGATAGTCAAAACTTTGGAACTTCCATGTTTCTAGTACAAGAAATTACCCGAAAAATAACGCCAAGAAATGCGGATAGTCTCATGCAAAATTTTGCCAAATACATGCGAATCCCCTCCCTGCTTTGGCAAGAAGACAAAAAACCACTTATTGCTTTGGCCGATTCTATTTCAAAATCGTGCGACTACATTCATAACTTACTAAAAAACAACAAACAAAACATACTTACTTCATTTAAAATTTCAGAATTGGACTATCAATTTTTATGGAGGGTAATAAACAATTTGAAAGCAGGAGTTAGCCTGGACTGGAACCATGAAGATCCATCTGCTAAGCGAGATAGCATTATGGCAGACAATCTGTTTTGGCAACTGCAACAGTTTTATCCAAACAAAAAAGTAATACTTTGGGCCCACAATGGACATATTGACAAAACTTCACCCGCAGGAAATCCATATAAATGGCTTGGGCATTACATCAAAGAAAGAATGATGGATGCCAGTTACCATTTGGGATTGTTTGCACAACAGGGAGAAACCTATGAATGGTGGACCAGGTCAACCAAAATTTTGGATAAGCCCGGCAACTCCGATATTGAAACCCTGTACTCCCATTATCCAATTACATTTACCAACTTAAGAAGAGGATTTCAATCTTGCCCCCAATCTCACCAAATCAGTTCTGCATTTGAATTAGAGAATGGCGGACGATTGAATTTTGTACCTATTCAACGTTTTGACGGAATCATTGTAGTAAAAACTGCTCATATACCAACCTATAATTAA
- a CDS encoding alkaline phosphatase family protein, producing MNNSTHLAGQTAIQMKKYFLISVFPSLFLGACTKSDSSDSLPSDEIRSDCVQGASPVKKVLFLGIDGCRTDAMLAAHAPALDTLMAHSIVNFNTDRGPYTVSCPGWSTLLHGVWPNKHGVTSNDISNLNYGKYLDIFHYLRLHNPSYSLATISHWDNFLRLTTEEDYAQPVESDLEVKDKALELLQNCNPDVLLLHFDDVDETGHSSGFSPSNPEYIQAIQTVGGHIQQLMDAIHQRELTKGEQWMVVVVTDHGGNGTSHGDQDDLPETRYVFQIVRIPGIPHNELANARNVDILPSIFKYLEIQPDSTWEWDGLPLF from the coding sequence ATGAATAATTCAACCCACTTGGCAGGCCAAACTGCAATTCAAATGAAAAAGTACTTCCTAATTTCCGTCTTTCCTTCCCTATTTTTAGGTGCTTGTACAAAATCCGATAGCTCCGACTCCCTTCCCTCCGACGAAATCCGATCCGATTGTGTTCAAGGTGCATCGCCGGTGAAAAAGGTCTTGTTTCTTGGAATTGATGGGTGCCGAACCGATGCCATGTTAGCCGCACATGCGCCGGCCCTGGATACCCTAATGGCTCATAGTATTGTTAATTTCAATACCGATCGAGGACCTTACACAGTAAGTTGTCCGGGCTGGTCAACCCTTCTTCACGGAGTTTGGCCCAATAAACATGGTGTTACCTCCAATGATATCAGCAACCTCAACTATGGTAAATACCTCGATATCTTCCATTACCTCCGCCTTCATAATCCTTCCTATTCCTTAGCTACCATTTCTCATTGGGATAATTTCCTGCGACTTACTACCGAAGAAGATTATGCTCAACCCGTTGAATCAGACCTGGAAGTGAAGGATAAAGCCTTGGAATTACTCCAAAACTGCAATCCGGATGTGTTACTTTTACACTTCGATGATGTTGATGAAACCGGCCATAGCTCCGGGTTCTCGCCTTCTAATCCGGAATATATACAAGCTATTCAAACGGTTGGCGGACATATTCAACAACTCATGGACGCAATTCATCAGCGCGAATTGACAAAGGGCGAACAATGGATGGTGGTGGTAGTTACCGACCATGGTGGAAATGGAACAAGCCATGGCGACCAGGATGATTTGCCCGAAACTCGCTATGTTTTCCAAATTGTTCGAATTCCAGGTATCCCTCACAACGAATTGGCAAATGCCCGAAATGTGGATATTCTGCCCAGCATCTTTAAATACCTCGAAATTCAACCGGATTCAACCTGGGAATGGGACGGTCTTCCGTTATTCTGA
- a CDS encoding DNA translocase FtsK has product MPVEEKNTIKNTFRTPAPPPPQEVFVEEKVDDKGSSAQPKAKEKEKEKPSAKSTPKAKPSAEPDLSKSSFKESIVQFITDRRTRSISGLFLVFFSVYLLLAFVSWYFNWIFDADKLSSDLPILVGNPEVQVDNWMGKFGAILSNFFLKQSFGIGSFCWLVPLFVLGFKWMFGVNLIYPAKAFWHSFFLSIWLSVTVSFAIGSWVQLGGAFGYQGNIWLSSLWGATGTGMLTGFLGLSYIIFVLNPSFENAANWFQKTAIETTEKMHSANTSEPDLEAELMAELRKEQEVVEQVESPEEETEPVFNTVREEKEGVIFEVPEIDPADLEPRLVVREEVVVPVFETPIQDIKDLEDDGLTLTILPTAEERIVEKVEQEAVPFVVNGLSETTNKESEEFKVEPKGEAANVAVGLENPEDLAAAMVARYGEFDPTLELPDYKYPVADLLVNYPSNAGNVTKEELDGNKKQIVQTLNNYNIEIQKIQATIGPTVTLYEIVPAPGVRISKIKNLEDDIALSLAALGIRIIAPMPGKGTIGIEVPNQNPDIVPMRALISSEKFLTTKMDLPVALGKTINNETFIADLAKMPHLLMAGATGQGKSVGLNAILVSLLYKKHPSQLKFVLVDPKKVELTLFNKIERHFLAKLPDAEEAIITDTKKVIHTIQSLCIEMDNRYNLLKDAQVRTIKEYNAKFCGRRLNPNEGHQYLPYIVLVVDEFADLIMTAGKEVEMPIARLAQLARAVGIHLIIATQRPSVNIITGTIKANFPARIAFRVTSKVDSRTILDAGGAEQLIGRGDMLLSTGSDLIRLQCAFVDTPEAEKITDFIGSQRGYSTAFSLPEYVGEGGSDEVEFEAGEVDSLFEDAARIVVATQQGSASLLQRKLKLGYNRAGRLVDQLEQAGIIGPYEGSKARQVLIKDEMSLDAILQKVRG; this is encoded by the coding sequence ATGCCAGTAGAAGAAAAAAATACAATTAAAAATACGTTTAGAACACCTGCTCCACCTCCTCCTCAAGAAGTTTTTGTTGAAGAGAAAGTAGATGATAAAGGTAGTTCTGCTCAACCCAAAGCAAAAGAAAAAGAAAAAGAAAAGCCCTCAGCTAAGTCCACACCCAAAGCAAAACCTTCTGCAGAACCAGATCTTTCAAAAAGTTCCTTTAAAGAATCGATTGTTCAGTTTATAACAGATCGCCGCACTCGGAGTATTAGTGGATTATTCCTGGTATTCTTTTCTGTTTATTTGTTATTGGCCTTTGTATCCTGGTATTTCAATTGGATTTTTGATGCAGATAAGCTAAGTTCTGATTTGCCAATCCTGGTTGGTAATCCGGAAGTACAGGTCGATAACTGGATGGGTAAGTTTGGTGCAATCCTTTCCAATTTTTTCTTAAAGCAAAGTTTTGGTATTGGCTCCTTCTGTTGGCTGGTACCCTTGTTTGTATTGGGATTTAAATGGATGTTTGGAGTAAATTTAATTTATCCGGCAAAAGCATTTTGGCATTCTTTTTTTCTTTCCATTTGGCTTTCTGTAACCGTTTCCTTTGCAATTGGCTCATGGGTTCAACTGGGTGGTGCATTCGGGTATCAGGGGAATATATGGCTAAGTAGCTTGTGGGGTGCTACCGGAACCGGGATGTTAACCGGATTTTTGGGCTTATCCTATATAATTTTTGTGCTCAACCCAAGTTTCGAAAATGCAGCGAATTGGTTTCAAAAAACTGCTATTGAAACAACCGAGAAAATGCATTCAGCCAATACTTCTGAACCGGATTTAGAAGCTGAATTAATGGCAGAACTCCGAAAAGAACAAGAGGTGGTTGAGCAAGTTGAATCACCTGAGGAGGAGACAGAGCCGGTTTTTAATACAGTTCGGGAAGAGAAAGAAGGCGTAATATTCGAAGTTCCTGAAATTGACCCGGCCGACCTGGAGCCTAGGTTGGTGGTAAGAGAGGAGGTTGTAGTTCCGGTTTTCGAAACTCCAATTCAAGATATCAAGGATTTGGAAGATGATGGTTTAACCCTAACCATTTTGCCTACTGCCGAAGAGAGAATAGTAGAAAAGGTTGAACAGGAGGCCGTTCCCTTTGTAGTTAATGGTCTATCTGAAACTACAAACAAAGAATCGGAGGAATTTAAAGTTGAACCCAAAGGGGAGGCAGCTAACGTTGCTGTTGGTTTGGAAAATCCGGAAGATCTGGCAGCAGCCATGGTAGCTCGATACGGTGAATTTGATCCAACACTCGAATTGCCCGATTATAAATACCCGGTTGCCGATTTATTGGTAAATTACCCTTCCAACGCCGGAAATGTGACCAAAGAAGAGCTGGATGGTAACAAAAAGCAAATTGTTCAAACCCTGAACAATTATAACATTGAGATCCAAAAAATTCAAGCTACCATTGGTCCAACAGTTACACTTTACGAAATAGTACCTGCGCCTGGGGTGAGAATCTCCAAAATTAAAAACCTGGAAGATGATATTGCCCTCAGCTTGGCTGCTTTAGGTATTCGGATTATTGCTCCAATGCCTGGAAAAGGTACCATAGGCATTGAGGTGCCTAACCAAAATCCCGATATCGTTCCTATGAGGGCTTTGATTAGCTCTGAAAAATTCTTAACTACTAAAATGGATTTACCGGTGGCTTTAGGTAAAACCATCAACAACGAAACCTTTATTGCCGACCTGGCTAAAATGCCTCATTTGCTTATGGCAGGTGCCACCGGACAAGGTAAATCGGTTGGCTTAAATGCCATTTTGGTTTCCTTGCTATATAAAAAGCATCCTTCTCAACTAAAATTTGTTCTTGTCGATCCTAAAAAGGTAGAGTTGACGCTTTTTAATAAAATTGAACGTCATTTTTTGGCTAAACTTCCCGACGCAGAAGAAGCCATTATCACTGATACCAAAAAGGTTATTCATACTATTCAATCGCTTTGTATCGAGATGGATAACCGGTATAATTTACTTAAAGATGCTCAAGTTAGGACCATCAAGGAATACAATGCTAAATTTTGCGGACGCCGATTGAATCCAAATGAAGGCCATCAATACTTGCCATACATTGTTTTGGTAGTTGATGAGTTTGCTGATTTGATTATGACAGCCGGTAAAGAAGTGGAAATGCCAATTGCCCGTTTGGCACAATTGGCACGTGCGGTTGGAATTCACCTGATCATTGCTACCCAAAGACCTTCGGTAAATATCATTACAGGTACTATCAAAGCCAATTTCCCGGCTAGAATTGCCTTCAGGGTTACCTCAAAAGTTGATAGTAGAACTATCCTGGATGCAGGTGGAGCTGAACAATTGATTGGTCGTGGTGATATGTTGTTAAGTACCGGAAGTGATTTGATTCGCTTGCAATGTGCTTTTGTTGATACCCCGGAAGCTGAAAAAATTACTGATTTCATCGGTTCCCAAAGGGGCTATTCCACAGCCTTTAGTTTGCCTGAATATGTTGGTGAAGGTGGTTCGGATGAAGTGGAGTTTGAAGCAGGCGAAGTGGATAGCTTGTTTGAAGATGCGGCACGAATTGTGGTGGCCACTCAGCAAGGTTCAGCTTCTCTGTTGCAACGTAAACTCAAATTGGGCTACAACCGTGCCGGGCGTTTGGTCGATCAGTTGGAGCAAGCAGGTATCATTGGCCCTTACGAAGGTAGCAAAGCCCGCCAGGTTCTCATTAAGGATGAAATGAGCCTGGATGCCATTCTACAGAAGGTGAGAGGCTAA
- a CDS encoding cysteine desulfurase, translated as MSFPVYLDYNATTPVLSETMEVVLPLFTRDFGNASSNTHRYGFKAADLVKKSREQLASILNCEPNELYFNSGSTEGINTALKGLFWTHAAKGKHFISVKTEHKAVLDCLDFLETQGAEISWLEVGKDGRIQLDELQKLIRPDTIAVCVMLANNETGVIQDIESISALVHQAGSKLVCDATQAVGKIPVDIKQLGVDVLAFSGHKCYAMKGIGGLFVRRKNPRVSLPPLLHGGGHENGLRSGTLNVPGIVSLATSLQLVYSGLTNEIERQKKLQQILEDGLQRLGCLTVASQSPRLPNTTMALLPGIKAEKLITQLPGFAFSTGSACTSAIPKPSHVLVAMGYMEQADSAIRISLGRMTQQADIEAFLNALGLVL; from the coding sequence ATGTCATTTCCTGTGTATTTGGATTATAACGCAACCACTCCGGTTTTATCCGAAACCATGGAGGTGGTATTGCCCTTGTTTACCCGTGATTTTGGAAATGCCTCCAGCAATACGCATCGATATGGTTTTAAAGCTGCAGATCTGGTAAAGAAATCCAGGGAACAACTGGCTTCCATACTCAATTGTGAACCCAATGAACTATATTTTAATTCAGGCTCAACCGAAGGTATTAATACCGCTCTTAAAGGCTTGTTTTGGACGCATGCTGCCAAAGGAAAGCACTTTATTTCCGTAAAAACAGAACATAAAGCAGTGTTGGATTGCCTGGATTTCCTCGAAACCCAAGGGGCGGAGATATCCTGGTTGGAAGTTGGAAAGGATGGAAGAATTCAACTCGACGAACTTCAAAAACTTATCCGTCCGGATACCATCGCTGTTTGTGTGATGCTTGCCAATAACGAAACCGGTGTAATTCAGGATATTGAGTCTATTTCTGCCTTGGTGCATCAAGCAGGAAGCAAGTTGGTTTGTGATGCTACCCAAGCTGTCGGAAAAATACCTGTGGATATTAAGCAATTGGGAGTAGATGTGCTCGCTTTCTCCGGACATAAATGCTATGCCATGAAAGGTATTGGCGGACTTTTCGTCAGACGCAAAAATCCCAGAGTTTCTTTGCCTCCGTTGTTGCATGGTGGTGGACATGAGAATGGTCTTCGAAGTGGTACTTTAAATGTTCCCGGAATTGTTTCCCTGGCAACTTCTCTCCAACTAGTTTATTCCGGTTTAACAAATGAAATTGAGCGTCAAAAAAAGTTACAGCAAATCCTGGAAGATGGTTTGCAAAGATTAGGATGCCTTACAGTTGCTTCCCAATCACCCCGATTGCCCAATACTACCATGGCTTTGTTGCCCGGTATAAAAGCCGAAAAGCTTATAACTCAATTGCCTGGTTTTGCTTTTTCAACCGGCTCGGCCTGCACTTCTGCCATTCCCAAACCTTCTCATGTGCTGGTGGCTATGGGTTACATGGAACAAGCAGATTCTGCCATTCGGATTTCGCTCGGAAGAATGACTCAACAGGCTGATATTGAGGCTTTTTTGAATGCTTTGGGACTAGTTTTATAG